In Streptomyces sp. NBC_01426, one genomic interval encodes:
- a CDS encoding aldehyde dehydrogenase family protein: protein MKAHDGMYIGGVWRPAVGRERIEVVNPADEQVLASVPAGTAEDVDEAVRAARVAFPGWAATPPADRAALVGALRDVLVRRKKEIAETISAELGAPLGFAEAVHVGSPIAVAGSFAELGASYAFEERLGNSTVLMEPVGVVGAITPWNYPLHQVVAKVAPALAAGCTLVLKPAEDTPLTAQLFAEAVHEAGIPAGVFNLVTGTGPVAGQALAAHEGVDLVSFTGSTAVGRQIGATAGAAIKRVALELGGKSANVILPGADLAKAVAVGVGHVMNNSGQSCNALTRMLVHRDQYEEAVALAADAIAKYPTGDPREQGTRLGPVVNAKQRDRVRAYIVKGVEEGARLVAGGPDAPHDQGYFIAPTLFADVTPDMTIAQEEIFGPVLSILPYEDEDDALRIANGTVYGLGGAVWAADAETATAFARRMDTGQVDINGGRFNVLAPFGGYKQSGVGRELGPHGLGEYLQTKSLQF from the coding sequence ATGAAGGCCCACGACGGGATGTACATCGGCGGCGTCTGGCGACCGGCCGTCGGACGCGAGCGGATCGAGGTCGTCAACCCCGCCGACGAACAGGTCCTCGCCTCGGTCCCGGCCGGTACCGCCGAGGACGTGGACGAGGCCGTACGTGCGGCCCGCGTGGCCTTCCCCGGCTGGGCGGCCACCCCGCCGGCCGATCGGGCGGCCCTGGTCGGGGCCCTGCGCGACGTGCTGGTCCGCCGCAAGAAGGAGATCGCGGAGACGATCTCCGCGGAACTCGGCGCCCCGCTCGGTTTCGCGGAGGCCGTACACGTGGGGTCGCCGATCGCCGTCGCGGGCTCGTTCGCCGAACTCGGCGCCTCGTACGCCTTCGAGGAGCGGCTCGGGAACTCCACGGTGCTGATGGAACCGGTCGGCGTGGTCGGAGCCATCACGCCCTGGAACTACCCGCTGCACCAGGTCGTTGCCAAGGTGGCACCCGCTCTCGCCGCCGGCTGCACCCTCGTCCTCAAGCCGGCGGAAGACACCCCGCTGACCGCACAGCTCTTCGCCGAAGCCGTGCACGAGGCGGGCATACCGGCCGGGGTCTTCAACCTGGTGACCGGCACCGGCCCGGTCGCCGGCCAGGCGCTGGCCGCGCACGAGGGAGTCGACCTCGTCTCCTTCACCGGCTCGACCGCCGTCGGCCGGCAGATCGGCGCCACCGCCGGCGCCGCGATCAAGCGCGTCGCCCTCGAACTGGGCGGCAAGTCGGCCAACGTCATCCTGCCCGGCGCCGACCTGGCCAAGGCCGTCGCCGTGGGCGTCGGCCACGTCATGAACAACTCCGGCCAGAGCTGCAACGCGCTCACCCGGATGCTCGTCCACCGGGACCAGTACGAGGAGGCCGTCGCGCTCGCGGCCGACGCCATCGCCAAGTACCCCACCGGCGACCCCCGCGAGCAGGGCACCCGCCTCGGCCCGGTGGTCAACGCCAAGCAGCGCGACCGCGTCCGCGCGTACATCGTCAAGGGGGTCGAGGAGGGGGCACGCCTCGTCGCGGGCGGGCCCGACGCGCCCCACGACCAGGGGTACTTCATCGCCCCGACCCTCTTCGCCGACGTCACCCCCGACATGACCATCGCCCAGGAGGAGATCTTCGGCCCCGTGCTGTCGATCCTCCCGTACGAGGACGAGGACGACGCCCTGCGCATCGCCAACGGCACCGTGTACGGCCTCGGCGGAGCCGTCTGGGCGGCGGACGCGGAGACCGCGACGGCCTTCGCCCGCCGCATGGACACCGGCCAGGTGGACATCAACGGCGGTCGCTTCAACGTGCTCGCGCCCTTCGGCGGCTACAAGCAGTCCGGCGTGGGACGCGAGTTGGGTCCGCACGGCCTGGGCGAGTACCTCCAGACCAAGTCCCTGCAGTTCTGA
- a CDS encoding TetR/AcrR family transcriptional regulator, translating to MARPRKPLLSRDRIVEAAGALVDAEGLEAVSTRRLAAALGVSGPSLYNHFRTKDEILDAVADAVSARVDLSMFDAEDGRGWRLALHDWAHSYRDALSDHPNIVPVLARGPGRRPAGLRVADAVFGAMTEAGWPPAHATRIGALMRYFILGSAVGSFAGGFVDDRAAYDPSDYPHLGQAHLLAQRQHEVDEGAFETGLAALLDGLAIRYEALTGTP from the coding sequence ATGGCCAGACCGCGCAAGCCCCTCCTCAGCAGAGACCGCATCGTCGAGGCGGCGGGCGCGCTCGTGGACGCGGAGGGCCTGGAGGCGGTGTCCACGCGCCGGCTGGCCGCAGCGCTCGGGGTCAGCGGGCCTTCGCTCTACAACCACTTCCGCACCAAGGACGAGATCCTGGACGCGGTGGCGGACGCGGTGAGCGCCCGAGTCGACTTGTCGATGTTCGACGCCGAGGACGGCCGGGGTTGGCGGCTCGCGCTGCACGACTGGGCCCATTCGTACCGGGACGCCCTGTCCGACCATCCGAACATCGTTCCGGTGCTGGCGCGGGGGCCGGGCCGCCGTCCGGCGGGGCTCCGGGTGGCGGACGCCGTCTTCGGCGCGATGACGGAGGCCGGGTGGCCGCCGGCCCACGCGACGCGGATCGGCGCGCTCATGCGGTACTTCATCCTGGGCTCGGCGGTGGGTTCCTTCGCCGGGGGTTTCGTGGACGATCGCGCCGCGTACGACCCGTCGGACTACCCGCACCTGGGCCAGGCCCACCTGCTGGCCCAGCGGCAACACGAGGTGGACGAGGGCGCGTTCGAGACGGGGCTGGCGGCGCTGCTGGACGGACTGGCGATCCGGTACGAGGCGCTGACGGGGACGCCCTGA
- a CDS encoding CitMHS family transporter, translating to MLTFLGFAMIATFLVLIMLKKMSPIAALVLIPALFCVFAGQGAQLGDYVIDGVGKLAPTAAMLMFAIVYFGVMIDVGLFDPIVRGILRFCKADPMRVVVGTAVLAAIVSLDGDGSTTFMITVSAMYPLYKRLGMSLVVMTGVAATANGVMNTLPWGGPTARAATALKLDAADVFVPMIPALAAGLFFVFVLAYVLGVKERRRVGLLVMPGAQEQGAEPGVELIEGEPVTVTAGVGAGGTQASAPVAYGGAGQGASGPGGPGGTPAPAPTAPDAPTDTLTAPDAPTATTAAPTPDGDDDGFRGLDPNRATLRPRLYWFNAGLTVALLTAMIMQLLPIPVLFLLGAALALTINFPHMPDQKARIAAHADNVLNVAGMVFAAAVFTGVLTGTGMVKHMADWLVGAIPEGMGPHMALVTGLLSLPLTYFMSNDGFYFGVLPVLAEAGAAHGVSPLEIARASLVGQALHMSSPLVPAVYVLVGMAKVEFGDHTRFTVKWAALTSLVVLAAGMLFGII from the coding sequence ATGCTGACCTTCCTCGGCTTCGCCATGATCGCGACCTTCCTGGTTCTGATCATGCTGAAGAAAATGTCGCCCATCGCGGCGCTCGTGCTCATCCCCGCGCTCTTCTGCGTCTTCGCCGGACAGGGTGCGCAGTTGGGCGACTATGTCATCGACGGAGTCGGCAAACTCGCGCCGACGGCCGCGATGCTGATGTTCGCCATCGTCTACTTCGGCGTGATGATCGACGTCGGCCTCTTCGATCCGATCGTGCGCGGCATCCTGCGCTTCTGCAAGGCGGACCCGATGCGGGTCGTGGTCGGTACCGCGGTGCTCGCCGCGATCGTGTCGCTCGACGGGGACGGCTCGACCACCTTCATGATCACGGTCTCGGCCATGTATCCGCTCTACAAGCGCCTCGGGATGAGCCTCGTGGTCATGACGGGCGTCGCGGCCACCGCCAACGGCGTCATGAACACCCTCCCCTGGGGCGGCCCCACGGCCCGCGCCGCCACCGCCCTCAAGCTCGACGCCGCCGACGTCTTCGTCCCGATGATCCCCGCGCTGGCGGCCGGGCTGTTCTTCGTGTTCGTCCTCGCGTACGTCCTCGGCGTGAAGGAGCGACGCCGGGTCGGGCTGCTCGTCATGCCCGGCGCGCAGGAGCAGGGCGCGGAGCCGGGGGTGGAGCTGATCGAAGGGGAGCCGGTCACGGTCACGGCCGGAGTGGGCGCCGGAGGGACCCAGGCCTCCGCCCCCGTTGCCTACGGTGGCGCCGGCCAAGGCGCCTCGGGCCCCGGGGGCCCCGGCGGGACGCCCGCACCCGCACCCACCGCTCCGGACGCCCCCACGGACACACTCACCGCCCCGGACGCGCCCACGGCCACGACCGCCGCCCCCACCCCCGACGGCGACGACGACGGTTTCCGGGGGCTCGATCCGAACCGCGCGACGCTCCGCCCCCGTCTCTACTGGTTCAACGCCGGGCTGACCGTCGCCCTCCTCACCGCGATGATCATGCAGTTGTTGCCCATCCCGGTGCTCTTCCTCCTCGGCGCGGCCCTCGCCCTCACGATCAACTTCCCCCACATGCCCGACCAGAAGGCCCGGATCGCCGCCCACGCCGACAACGTCCTCAACGTCGCGGGCATGGTCTTCGCCGCCGCGGTCTTCACCGGCGTCCTCACCGGTACCGGCATGGTCAAGCACATGGCCGACTGGCTCGTCGGCGCGATTCCCGAGGGAATGGGACCGCACATGGCCCTGGTCACGGGCCTGCTCAGCCTGCCCCTGACCTACTTCATGTCGAACGACGGCTTCTACTTCGGAGTCCTGCCCGTACTGGCCGAGGCCGGCGCCGCGCACGGCGTCTCGCCGCTGGAGATCGCCCGCGCGTCCCTGGTCGGCCAGGCCCTGCACATGTCCAGCCCGCTGGTTCCGGCCGTCTACGTCCTCGTCGGCATGGCCAAGGTCGAGTTCGGCGATCACACCCGATTCACCGTGAAATGGGCGGCCCTGACCTCTCTGGTGGTCCTGGCGGCGGGGATGCTTTTCGGCATCATCTGA
- a CDS encoding Zn-dependent alcohol dehydrogenase: MVRAAILPAVGAPLEIREIVLPEPGPGQVRVRLAAAGVCHSDLSLSNGTMRVPVPAVLGHEGAGTVLAVGEGVTHVAPGDGVVLNWAPSCGACHHCLIGEVWLCTQALAGVGTVHAHDADGTELHPGLNVAAFAEETVVAANCVLPAPAGIPLAEAALLGCAVLTGYGAVHHSAQVRPGESVAVFGVGGVGLAALQAARIAQAGLIVAVDVSPAKEELARAAGATEFVLASETTAKQIRALTGGRGADVAIECVGRAETIRGAWDATRRGGRTTVVGIGGKEQQVTFHALEIFHFARTLTGCVYGNSDPARDLPVIADHVRAGRLDLGALVTDRITLDGIPAAFDAMLAGKGGRSLVIF, encoded by the coding sequence ATGGTCCGCGCCGCCATCCTGCCCGCCGTCGGAGCCCCGCTGGAGATACGGGAGATCGTGCTGCCCGAACCCGGCCCCGGTCAGGTCCGGGTGCGGCTCGCCGCAGCCGGGGTCTGCCACTCCGACCTCTCCCTCAGCAACGGCACCATGCGGGTTCCCGTCCCGGCCGTCCTCGGCCACGAGGGTGCGGGCACGGTCCTGGCCGTCGGGGAGGGCGTCACCCACGTCGCCCCCGGCGACGGGGTGGTGCTCAACTGGGCCCCGTCCTGCGGGGCGTGCCACCACTGCCTGATCGGCGAGGTCTGGCTCTGCACCCAGGCGCTGGCCGGGGTCGGTACGGTCCACGCCCACGACGCCGACGGCACCGAGCTGCACCCCGGGCTGAACGTGGCCGCCTTCGCGGAGGAGACCGTGGTCGCGGCGAACTGTGTGTTGCCCGCACCCGCGGGGATCCCGCTCGCCGAGGCCGCCCTGCTCGGCTGCGCCGTCCTCACCGGCTACGGAGCCGTCCACCACAGCGCCCAGGTTCGCCCGGGGGAGTCGGTGGCCGTCTTCGGCGTCGGCGGTGTCGGTCTGGCCGCCCTCCAGGCGGCCCGCATCGCGCAGGCGGGTCTGATCGTGGCCGTCGACGTCTCACCGGCGAAGGAGGAGCTGGCGCGCGCGGCCGGTGCCACGGAATTCGTCCTCGCGTCGGAGACCACCGCGAAGCAGATCCGCGCGCTGACCGGGGGCCGGGGCGCGGACGTGGCGATCGAGTGCGTCGGCCGGGCGGAAACCATTCGCGGCGCGTGGGACGCGACGCGTCGCGGCGGTCGCACCACGGTCGTCGGCATCGGAGGCAAGGAGCAGCAGGTCACCTTCCACGCGTTGGAGATCTTCCACTTCGCCCGGACCCTCACCGGCTGCGTCTACGGCAACAGCGACCCGGCCCGCGACCTCCCGGTGATTGCGGACCACGTCCGGGCCGGCCGGTTGGACCTCGGCGCGCTCGTGACCGACCGGATCACCCTCGACGGCATCCCGGCCGCGTTCGACGCGATGTTGGCGGGCAAGGGCGGCCGCTCGCTGGTCATCTTCTGA
- a CDS encoding right-handed parallel beta-helix repeat-containing protein gives MSWTRRFPAVPAALLAALLAFLSLLAAAPAARAHEERPVTLPDGSGSVPEYRKAEPDLLVCKTDRPAFERRIAAFPQELRQRNLALYAQCEKTGFRHLQEAVDAVDRPGMNIAILPGLYEEEPSLPKPTGECATLKAPNSSLGYQILSYEQQERCRHNQNLVAILGKTNLQIEGTGASRQDVVIDAKYQKLNAIRADKSNGIYFRNFTAQRTTFNSLYVLAGDGFVIDDVLTRWNDEYGFLTFASDHGLYKNCESYGNGDSGIYPGSASDINDGRGYDVPRYSIEITGCRSHHNMVGYSGTAGDSVWVHDNEFDQNMGGASMDSAFPGHPGLPQNHARFERNLIHDNNQDYYRHVADGTCAKPPIERGYEQGVVCPQISMPPGTGIITAGGNWNLYEGNWVYGHQRAGFFLSAVPAFIRGEEAWDKQADTSHHNRYAANILGKDKSGASRPNGMDVWWDGQGRGNCWQDGPDGSTPGTLPECGERRGAVSGGSARLAGEPVKLVQLLVCADYNVQARKLPAGCDWYGARGLERVETQLALAVAAVLLLVGGVLWWRRLRGSRGGTIASLLGLAGLCLDVAGSTTALTPTFVPALALLLLGLWWTGVWLVLRADRPWLARLTLLLAALTLLDAFDRAVLMIPWIPLGPAWARALVAVVWVLWAVVASARPGTPARPAGPGGDPDGDRAPTPDGPPPALSTAAAPGPRSAATAGGPAAAEPAATIGGPAASTGGPAATEPPATAGGPQ, from the coding sequence ATGTCGTGGACCCGCAGGTTTCCTGCCGTGCCGGCGGCGCTCCTCGCCGCCCTCCTCGCGTTCCTGTCCCTCCTCGCCGCCGCGCCCGCCGCCCGCGCGCACGAGGAGCGCCCCGTCACCCTCCCCGACGGCAGCGGCTCCGTGCCCGAGTACCGCAAGGCCGAGCCCGACCTCCTGGTGTGCAAGACCGACCGGCCCGCCTTCGAACGCCGGATAGCGGCCTTCCCGCAGGAACTCAGGCAGCGCAACCTCGCCCTCTACGCCCAGTGCGAGAAGACCGGCTTCCGTCACCTCCAGGAGGCCGTGGACGCCGTGGACCGGCCGGGGATGAACATCGCGATCCTGCCCGGCCTGTACGAGGAGGAGCCCTCGCTCCCCAAGCCCACGGGGGAGTGCGCCACGCTGAAGGCGCCCAACTCCTCGCTCGGCTACCAGATCCTGTCCTACGAGCAGCAGGAGCGGTGCCGGCACAACCAGAACCTCGTCGCGATCCTCGGCAAGACGAACCTCCAGATCGAGGGCACGGGCGCGTCCCGCCAGGACGTGGTCATCGACGCCAAGTACCAGAAGCTGAACGCCATCCGCGCCGACAAGTCCAACGGCATCTACTTCCGCAACTTCACCGCCCAGCGCACCACCTTCAACTCGCTTTACGTGCTCGCCGGAGACGGCTTCGTCATCGACGACGTACTGACCCGCTGGAACGACGAGTACGGCTTCCTGACCTTCGCGAGCGACCACGGCCTCTACAAGAACTGCGAGTCCTACGGCAACGGGGACTCCGGCATCTACCCCGGCAGCGCCTCCGACATCAACGACGGCCGCGGCTACGACGTCCCCCGCTACTCCATCGAGATCACCGGCTGCCGCAGCCACCACAACATGGTCGGCTACTCGGGCACGGCCGGGGACTCCGTCTGGGTCCACGACAACGAGTTCGACCAGAACATGGGCGGCGCGTCGATGGACAGCGCCTTCCCCGGCCACCCCGGACTCCCGCAGAACCACGCCCGGTTCGAGCGGAACCTGATCCACGACAACAACCAGGACTACTACCGTCACGTCGCCGACGGCACCTGCGCCAAACCGCCCATCGAGCGGGGCTACGAGCAGGGCGTGGTCTGCCCGCAGATCTCCATGCCCCCGGGCACCGGCATCATCACCGCCGGCGGGAACTGGAACCTGTACGAGGGCAACTGGGTGTACGGCCACCAGCGCGCCGGATTCTTCCTGAGCGCCGTCCCCGCCTTCATCCGCGGCGAGGAGGCGTGGGACAAGCAGGCCGACACCTCCCACCACAACCGCTACGCCGCCAACATCCTCGGCAAGGACAAGTCCGGGGCCTCCCGCCCCAACGGCATGGACGTCTGGTGGGACGGACAGGGCAGGGGCAACTGCTGGCAGGACGGCCCGGACGGTTCCACCCCCGGCACCCTGCCCGAGTGCGGCGAGCGTCGCGGCGCCGTCTCCGGCGGCTCCGCACGCCTCGCCGGCGAACCGGTCAAGCTCGTCCAACTGCTGGTCTGCGCCGACTACAACGTCCAGGCCCGCAAGCTCCCGGCGGGCTGCGACTGGTACGGCGCACGAGGCCTGGAACGGGTCGAGACCCAGCTCGCGCTGGCGGTCGCGGCCGTCCTGCTGCTGGTCGGCGGAGTCCTGTGGTGGCGCCGGCTGCGCGGCTCCCGAGGGGGGACGATCGCCTCGCTGCTCGGCCTGGCCGGGCTGTGCCTGGACGTGGCCGGTTCCACCACGGCCCTCACCCCCACCTTCGTGCCGGCACTGGCCCTGCTCCTCCTGGGGCTGTGGTGGACGGGGGTCTGGCTGGTCCTGCGCGCCGACCGACCATGGCTCGCCCGGCTCACCCTGCTGCTGGCCGCCCTGACCCTGCTCGACGCCTTCGACAGGGCCGTCCTGATGATCCCCTGGATCCCGCTCGGCCCCGCCTGGGCACGGGCGCTCGTCGCGGTGGTGTGGGTGCTCTGGGCGGTCGTCGCCTCGGCCCGTCCGGGCACGCCGGCCCGTCCGGCCGGCCCCGGCGGCGACCCCGACGGAGACCGCGCCCCGACCCCCGACGGCCCGCCCCCGGCCCTGAGTACCGCGGCCGCCCCCGGCCCCCGCTCCGCAGCCACCGCCGGAGGACCGGCCGCCGCCGAACCCGCGGCAACCATCGGAGGCCCGGCCGCCAGCACCGGAGGCCCGGCCGCCACCGAGCCCCCGGCCACCGCCGGAGGCCCGCAGTGA
- a CDS encoding molybdopterin oxidoreductase family protein, with the protein MPRTALRICPLCEATCGLTLTIEGTTVTGARGDRDDVFSRGFICPKGAAFGALDADPDRLRTPLVRRDGRLREASWEEAYEVIAAAVPALVREHGAQSVGVVLGNPNVHTMAGALYPPLLLKALGTRNLFTASTLDQMPKHVSSGLLFGDPFAIPVPDLDRTDFLLLLGANPVESNGSLCTAPDFPGRLKALRARGGTLVVVDPRRTRTAALADRHLAPRPGSDALLLAALAHTLLTEGLAAPGAAGERAEGLGELADALARFTPEAVAPACDLTADEIRSLARDLAAAPTAAVYGRIGSCTAAYGTLASWLVDVLNILTGNLDRPGGALFPLSATDRAPRPARPGKGFDLGRWHSRVSGHPEAKGELPTAALAEEIETPGDGRIRALIAIAANPVLSAPDGRRLDVALAGLDFMISVDPYLNETSRHAHVVLPPPPPSQSAHFDFAFNAFAVRNQARYSPPAVPLEEGRMDECEVHARLILAVSGLHGASPDVLDDRVIADTLAREVADPHSPLSGGDPQREARALTGSSGPERRLDMMLRLGPYDLTLDELRKRPHGIDLGPLSPRLPGVLKTRSGRIELLPDPIAAELPRLRAALAERPATLVLVGRRHLRSNNSWLHNVPALVGGSNRCTLQVHPQDADRLGLTDGGRARITADGGSLEVPVEITDAVRTGVVSLPHGWGHDRAGSRLSVARAVPGANVNQLLDGSRLDPLSGTAVLNGFPVELAPLP; encoded by the coding sequence ATGCCCCGCACCGCCCTGCGCATCTGCCCCCTCTGTGAAGCCACCTGCGGCCTCACGCTCACCATCGAGGGCACCACCGTCACCGGCGCCCGCGGCGACCGGGACGATGTGTTCAGTCGTGGCTTCATCTGCCCCAAGGGGGCCGCCTTCGGCGCCCTCGACGCCGACCCGGACCGGCTGCGCACCCCTCTCGTACGCCGCGACGGCCGACTGCGCGAAGCGAGTTGGGAAGAGGCGTACGAGGTGATCGCCGCAGCCGTGCCCGCCCTCGTGCGGGAACACGGAGCCCAGTCCGTCGGCGTCGTCCTCGGCAACCCGAACGTCCACACCATGGCCGGAGCCCTCTACCCGCCGCTCCTCCTCAAGGCCCTCGGCACCCGTAACCTCTTCACCGCCAGCACCCTGGACCAGATGCCCAAGCACGTGTCCAGCGGTCTGCTCTTCGGCGACCCGTTCGCCATCCCGGTCCCCGACCTCGACCGCACCGACTTTCTCCTGCTCCTCGGCGCGAACCCGGTCGAGTCCAACGGCTCCCTGTGCACCGCGCCGGACTTCCCCGGCCGGCTCAAGGCCCTGCGTGCCCGCGGCGGCACCCTGGTCGTCGTCGATCCGCGGCGCACGCGCACCGCCGCGCTGGCCGACCGGCACCTCGCACCGCGTCCCGGCAGCGACGCCCTGCTGCTGGCCGCACTCGCACACACCCTGCTCACCGAGGGACTCGCGGCCCCCGGGGCGGCGGGGGAGCGGGCCGAGGGCCTCGGGGAACTCGCCGACGCCCTCGCCCGTTTCACTCCCGAGGCCGTCGCCCCGGCCTGCGACCTGACCGCCGATGAGATCCGTTCCCTCGCCCGGGACCTGGCGGCCGCGCCCACCGCCGCCGTGTACGGACGCATCGGCAGCTGCACAGCCGCGTACGGAACCCTCGCCAGTTGGCTGGTCGACGTACTGAACATCCTCACGGGCAACCTCGACCGCCCGGGCGGGGCGCTCTTCCCCCTCTCGGCGACCGACCGCGCGCCCCGACCCGCGCGTCCGGGCAAGGGCTTCGATCTCGGCCGCTGGCACAGTCGGGTCAGCGGACACCCGGAAGCCAAGGGTGAATTGCCCACCGCCGCCCTGGCCGAGGAGATCGAGACGCCGGGCGACGGGCGGATCCGGGCCCTGATCGCCATCGCCGCCAACCCCGTGCTGTCCGCCCCCGACGGCCGGCGTCTCGACGTGGCCCTGGCCGGCCTCGACTTCATGATCAGCGTCGATCCGTACCTCAACGAGACCTCGCGCCACGCCCATGTCGTCCTGCCCCCGCCGCCGCCCTCGCAGTCCGCCCACTTCGACTTCGCCTTCAACGCGTTCGCCGTGCGCAACCAGGCCCGCTACTCGCCACCCGCCGTGCCCCTCGAAGAAGGCCGCATGGACGAGTGCGAGGTCCACGCACGCCTGATCCTCGCGGTGTCCGGGCTGCACGGGGCATCGCCGGACGTCCTCGACGACCGCGTCATCGCCGACACCCTCGCCCGAGAGGTCGCCGACCCCCACTCGCCGCTCTCCGGCGGGGACCCGCAGCGGGAGGCGCGGGCACTGACGGGCAGCTCCGGGCCCGAGCGGCGGCTCGACATGATGCTGCGACTCGGACCGTACGACCTCACGCTCGACGAGCTGCGGAAGCGCCCGCACGGTATCGACCTGGGTCCCCTGAGCCCCAGGCTCCCGGGCGTGCTCAAGACCCGCAGCGGCCGGATCGAACTGCTCCCGGACCCGATCGCGGCCGAACTCCCCAGGCTGCGCGCGGCGCTCGCCGAACGCCCCGCCACCCTGGTGCTCGTGGGCCGCCGCCATCTGCGGTCGAACAACAGCTGGTTGCACAACGTCCCGGCCCTGGTCGGAGGTTCCAACCGATGCACCCTCCAGGTCCATCCGCAGGACGCGGACCGACTGGGCCTCACCGACGGCGGCCGGGCCCGGATCACCGCCGACGGCGGCAGTCTGGAGGTTCCGGTGGAGATCACCGACGCCGTCCGCACCGGCGTCGTCAGCCTCCCGCACGGCTGGGGCCACGACCGGGCCGGCTCCCGACTCTCGGTGGCCAGGGCCGTGCCCGGAGCCAATGTGAACCAGCTGCTCGACGGCAGCCGGCTCGACCCGCTGTCCGGCACCGCCGTGCTCAACGGATTCCCGGTCGAACTGGCACCTCTGCCCTGA
- a CDS encoding acyl-CoA dehydrogenase family protein — MNLELSEEQEAVRRLAREFTEREIIPYAAEWDRAESVDRSLVKKLGDLGFLGLTVPEEYGGSGGDHLAYVLVTEELGRGDSAVRGIVSVSLGLVAKTIATWGTEEQKQAWLPRLCSGESLGCFGLTEPGTGSDAGNLDTRARREGDTYVVSGSKMFITNGTWADVVLLFARTNDEPGHRGISAFLVPTDSPGLTRREIHGKLGLRGQATAELALDGVRVPASAMLGPEGKGFSVAMSALAKGRMSVAAGCVGIAQAALDAAVSYAAQREQFGKPIAHHQLVQELIADISVDVDAARLLTWRVADLIDRGKPFATESSTAKLFASEAAVRAASNALQVHGGYGYIDEYPAGKLLRDARVMTLYEGTSQIQKLLIGRARTGVSAF; from the coding sequence GTGAACCTGGAGCTGAGCGAGGAGCAGGAGGCCGTACGGCGGCTCGCCCGCGAGTTCACCGAGCGGGAGATCATCCCGTACGCCGCCGAGTGGGACCGCGCCGAGAGCGTCGACCGGTCCCTGGTCAAGAAGCTCGGCGACCTGGGCTTCCTCGGCCTGACCGTGCCCGAGGAGTACGGCGGTTCCGGCGGCGACCACCTCGCCTACGTCCTCGTCACCGAGGAACTCGGCCGCGGTGACTCCGCCGTGCGCGGCATCGTCTCCGTCTCCCTCGGCCTGGTGGCCAAGACCATCGCCACCTGGGGCACCGAGGAGCAGAAGCAGGCCTGGCTGCCCCGCCTGTGCTCGGGCGAATCGCTCGGCTGCTTCGGTCTCACCGAACCCGGGACCGGGTCCGACGCCGGCAACCTGGACACCCGCGCCCGCCGCGAGGGCGACACGTACGTCGTCAGCGGCAGCAAGATGTTCATCACCAACGGCACCTGGGCCGACGTGGTCCTGCTCTTCGCCCGCACCAACGACGAGCCCGGCCACCGCGGGATCTCCGCCTTCCTCGTGCCCACCGACAGCCCAGGCCTGACCCGTCGCGAGATCCACGGCAAGCTCGGCCTGCGCGGCCAGGCCACCGCCGAACTCGCCCTCGACGGTGTCCGCGTACCGGCCTCCGCGATGCTGGGGCCCGAGGGCAAGGGCTTCTCCGTGGCCATGTCCGCCCTCGCCAAGGGGCGGATGTCGGTCGCCGCCGGCTGTGTCGGCATCGCCCAGGCGGCGCTGGACGCGGCCGTCTCGTACGCCGCTCAGCGCGAGCAGTTCGGCAAGCCCATCGCCCACCACCAGTTGGTCCAGGAGCTGATCGCCGACATCTCGGTCGACGTGGACGCCGCCCGGCTGCTGACCTGGCGGGTGGCCGATCTGATCGACCGCGGGAAGCCCTTCGCCACGGAGTCCTCCACCGCCAAGCTCTTCGCCTCCGAGGCCGCCGTGCGCGCCGCGAGCAACGCCCTCCAAGTCCACGGCGGCTACGGCTACATCGACGAGTACCCGGCCGGGAAACTGCTGCGCGACGCCCGGGTGATGACCCTGTACGAGGGCACCAGCCAGATCCAGAAGCTGCTCATCGGCCGTGCCCGTACGGGGGTTTCGGCGTTCTGA
- a CDS encoding TetR/AcrR family transcriptional regulator yields the protein MDPVPPAHPMRRTPIQQRSADRLARILDACAELLDETGYENLSTRAVALRAGVPIGSVYRFFGNKRAMAIALAHRNLDRYADGIEERLAALPATHWRPVVDAVLDEYLAMKRSVPGFALVDFGVPAPPPEGPAADPNHLVAVRLTELLSRHLGRTRDATLERSVLVAVEATDALIQLAFRVDPAGDPGIVAETRAMMQAYLARVLD from the coding sequence ATGGACCCCGTGCCCCCCGCCCACCCCATGCGCCGGACCCCGATCCAGCAGCGCAGCGCCGACCGGCTCGCCCGGATCCTCGACGCCTGCGCGGAACTCCTGGACGAGACCGGGTACGAGAACCTCAGCACCCGCGCCGTGGCCCTGCGCGCCGGAGTGCCCATCGGCTCCGTCTACCGCTTCTTCGGGAACAAGCGAGCCATGGCCATCGCCCTGGCCCACCGCAACCTCGACCGTTACGCCGACGGCATCGAGGAACGGCTGGCCGCCCTTCCGGCCACCCACTGGCGGCCCGTCGTCGACGCCGTCCTGGACGAGTACCTCGCGATGAAGCGCAGCGTGCCCGGATTCGCGCTCGTCGACTTCGGGGTGCCCGCGCCGCCTCCCGAGGGCCCGGCCGCCGACCCCAACCACCTGGTCGCCGTACGGCTCACCGAACTGCTCTCCCGCCACCTCGGCCGCACCCGCGACGCCACCCTCGAACGGTCCGTGCTGGTGGCGGTCGAGGCCACCGACGCGCTCATCCAACTGGCCTTCCGCGTGGACCCCGCCGGGGACCCGGGGATCGTCGCCGAAACCCGGGCGATGATGCAGGCCTACCTGGCCCGCGTGCTGGACTGA